A genomic region of Nitrosopumilaceae archaeon contains the following coding sequences:
- a CDS encoding fibronectin type III domain-containing protein: MTFFLDPKRPSHQHTAPSAPTGLKATDVSSSQINLSWTAPSNNGGSAITGYKIERSVNGGTTWSTIQSNTANTSTIYSDTGLAASTTYVYRVSAINAIGTSSHSNTASATTSGGTTTQITISVNSVDMSGNPITGMSTVIRDANGNTIAEGFTPASFTVTSGTTYVVHVRDYMTTVFNHWSDGTTNSYYTITPTQSVTLTAYYSTNGPGPTVTSAPQNLQATGGNAQVSLSWTAPSNDGGATITGYKIERSTDGGITWSTIVSSTGSTATTYSDSGLAASTTYTYRVSAINSAGSSSPSNTASATTNSTINQVQSGLVASDSLTNETETQQQLQANHGYWFYFGDAPAENAPYSFSRDNQGLHIGIQAPADTQWAGFYAESPTHNAQLWHAVITDPVRTTPSQFYDNGMYIQTYNGSINYVTCAALTNTQATVWDVVNATGNTTQVTKFSVLYLDNSPNQPLTRACTIITNGSNYLKVYLDGVNVYENHNMNLKMAAPFNAYLEPETSSASQMFIGTFQDYYVTLDENINMTHLPSNAARVDVVNSTGNVLATSQVLSGAATLNIGQYHFPLAATIKVYDSSNTLIASDSAKFYGGDVYSITTSSSATASSAPTGLTATAGNSQVSLAWTVPSSNGDSAITGYNIYRGTTSGGEGTTPIGTVSGSTLSYTDTGLTNGITYFYKVTAVNSVGESVPSNEASATPIAPTTQVTISVKSVDLSGNPITGMSVVIRYTNGTIISDTFTPASFTVTSGTTYVVHVRNYGTNVFNHWQDGTTNSYYTITPTQNVILTAYYSTS, encoded by the coding sequence ATGACTTTCTTCTTAGATCCCAAGAGACCATCACATCAACACACTGCCCCCAGTGCACCAACAGGACTGAAAGCAACAGATGTCTCTTCATCACAGATCAACTTATCATGGACTGCTCCATCAAACAACGGCGGCTCTGCAATAACAGGTTACAAGATTGAGAGATCAGTTAATGGCGGCACCACCTGGTCTACAATTCAATCAAATACGGCCAACACATCAACAATATATTCTGATACTGGACTTGCAGCTAGTACAACATACGTGTACAGAGTATCTGCAATAAATGCAATAGGTACAAGTTCTCATTCTAATACTGCATCTGCTACAACTAGTGGTGGTACTACCACGCAGATAACCATATCCGTAAACTCTGTTGACATGTCTGGAAACCCAATCACTGGCATGTCAACTGTAATTCGTGATGCCAATGGTAACACAATAGCAGAGGGCTTTACACCTGCCTCCTTTACAGTTACATCTGGAACCACATATGTAGTCCATGTACGAGATTACATGACTACTGTGTTTAATCACTGGAGTGATGGTACCACAAACAGCTACTATACCATCACACCAACACAAAGTGTTACCTTGACTGCTTACTATTCCACTAACGGTCCAGGCCCAACCGTTACATCTGCTCCGCAGAATCTACAAGCAACAGGAGGCAATGCACAAGTATCCCTCTCTTGGACTGCTCCATCAAATGATGGAGGCGCTACAATAACTGGATACAAGATAGAAAGATCAACTGATGGTGGAATTACATGGTCAACCATTGTTTCCAGCACTGGTTCTACTGCAACCACATATTCTGATTCAGGACTTGCGGCTAGTACAACCTACACTTACAGAGTATCTGCAATAAATTCAGCTGGTTCAAGTTCTCCATCAAACACCGCATCTGCAACCACAAATAGTACAATTAACCAAGTACAGTCTGGTCTTGTTGCAAGTGATTCGTTAACAAATGAGACAGAAACACAGCAACAGCTTCAAGCCAATCACGGATATTGGTTTTATTTTGGAGATGCTCCTGCTGAAAATGCACCATATAGCTTTTCTAGAGACAATCAAGGTCTTCACATTGGGATACAGGCACCTGCTGACACACAATGGGCTGGATTTTATGCTGAGAGTCCAACTCATAACGCACAACTATGGCATGCAGTCATAACAGATCCTGTTAGGACTACACCAAGTCAGTTTTACGATAATGGTATGTACATACAGACCTATAATGGAAGCATAAACTATGTTACATGTGCTGCTCTTACAAATACTCAAGCAACTGTTTGGGATGTGGTCAATGCAACAGGCAATACCACTCAGGTCACAAAATTTAGTGTGCTATACCTGGATAATAGTCCCAACCAGCCACTAACACGCGCCTGTACTATAATAACAAACGGCAGCAACTATCTCAAAGTGTACCTTGATGGAGTCAACGTATACGAAAATCACAATATGAACTTGAAGATGGCTGCACCGTTTAATGCATATCTTGAGCCAGAGACATCATCTGCAAGTCAAATGTTTATTGGAACGTTTCAGGACTATTATGTAACATTAGATGAAAATATCAACATGACTCATTTGCCAAGTAATGCTGCAAGAGTTGATGTTGTAAATTCAACTGGAAATGTACTTGCCACAAGTCAAGTTTTAAGCGGAGCCGCCACACTAAATATTGGACAGTATCATTTCCCCTTGGCTGCCACCATCAAGGTCTATGATTCAAGCAATACCCTGATTGCATCAGATTCTGCTAAATTTTATGGCGGTGATGTATATTCTATAACCACATCTTCCAGTGCCACAGCATCTAGTGCACCAACCGGACTGACAGCCACTGCTGGTAACTCCCAAGTCTCTCTAGCATGGACTGTGCCATCAAGTAATGGTGACTCTGCAATAACAGGATACAACATTTACCGTGGCACAACATCGGGTGGTGAGGGTACAACACCCATTGGCACCGTAAGTGGTTCTACACTTTCCTATACCGATACTGGGCTAACAAACGGTATAACATATTTCTACAAGGTAACAGCTGTGAACTCTGTTGGCGAATCTGTACCATCAAATGAAGCAAGTGCAACACCAATTGCTCCAACAACACAGGTAACCATATCTGTAAAATCAGTAGACTTATCCGGAAACCCAATCACTGGCATGTCAGTTGTAATTCGATATACTAACGGTACTATCATATCTGATACTTTTACACCAGCATCATTCACAGTTACATCTGGAACCACATATGTTGTCCATGTACGAAACTATGGTACTAACGTGTTCAATCACTGGCAAGACGGCACAACAAACAGCTATTACACCATTACACCTACACAGAATGTTATCTTGACTGCTTACTATAGTACTTCATAA